A section of the Pseudophryne corroboree isolate aPseCor3 chromosome 11, aPseCor3.hap2, whole genome shotgun sequence genome encodes:
- the RGS9BP gene encoding regulator of G-protein signaling 9-binding protein, whose amino-acid sequence MLKEECKALLAALNKVTACYRHLVLTIGGTSDSQNLREELKKTRQKAQELAVANRNKLTSTLKDTTLSKEDKAEFERLWVIFSTCMDILEIDMRRALELGHEFPLNIPKKHIIQSGMNGGTSGVAARAMSIQNMKYDAEHNIDVLDLKDLENEINQVDEMMYEMEMKVSVPQWSVEAKQNLGAELKCAASAGASSPGTVSTEERKAFCDLSKLLAGSVFSVVLIIAIILAVCVVKLS is encoded by the coding sequence ATGCTGAAGGAGGAGTGTAAGGCGCTGCTGGCCGCTTTGAATAAGGTGACGGCGTGTTACAGGCATCTGGTGCTCACGATAGGTGGAACGTCCGACTCGCAGAACCTACGTGAGGAGCTGAAGAAGACCAGGCAGAAAGCTCAGGAGCTGGCAGTGGCCAATAGGAACAAGCTCACCAGCACGCTCAAGGACACCACCCTAAGCAAAGAGGACAAAGCGGAGTTTGAGAGGCTATGGGTTATCTTCTCCACCTGCATGGACATCTTGGAGATCGACATGAGGCGAGCTTTGGAACTCGGGCATGAGTTCCCGCTAAACATCCCCAAGAAGCACATCATACAGAGCGGCATGAATGGGGGCACCTCCGGGGTGGCTGCTCGGGCCATGAGCATCCAGAACATGAAATACGACGCCGAGCACAACATTGACGTCTTGGACCTCAAGGATCTGGAGAACGAGATCAACCAAGTGGATGAGATGATGTACGAGATGGAAATGAAAGTCAGCGTCCCCCAGTGGTCTGTGGAAGCCAAGCAGAATCTGGGGGCTGAACTGAAATGCGCCGCCAGCGCCGGAGCTTCCTCGCCTGGCACTGTATCCACAGAGGAACGCAAGGCCTTCTGCGACCTGAGCAAACTCTTAGCCGGGTCGGTCTTTAGCGTGGTCCTCATCATCGCCATTATATTGGCGGTCTGCGTGGTAAAACTGTCTTGa